In Caldisalinibacter kiritimatiensis, the genomic stretch TATTTTTTTTACTAATTTTCTGTGGATAAGTTTAATTTTGTATTTTGCAACTATCTATTTCTATCCTTATCTCAAACCGCCATGTTTCTGTTCTATTTACATTGGTCATTAATGGCCCTGATGTAAGTACCTTAACAATTTTCAAGGTTCCTGGCTCTTCAGTACATTCAGCTCCACTACTAGCCTTTACTGTAGAACGAGGATTGTCATCTTCATCTAGCCATGTAATTCTTGTTGTATTTGACCCTGGAACAGTATGTGTAAAGAAAAATGAATCTCCAGGTGGTGCAATATTGGTTCCTGTTTGAGAAGTACCTATTACCTGAAATGTATATTCAACATCAAAAGCATTAGGATTACGCACTCGCCATCTTCTATTGACATTTGGGTCATTTGAACAAAACGAAGTTAATATTAAATTCTCTACTACAGGCATTAATTTCACCTCTATCCATTAAACATTTACTTTATTATATTCTTATTGAATAGAAGTAGTGAATTTAGCACTAAAAAAACTGTAAGAAGATTTTCTCCTCTTACAGTCTTAAATTCCCGTCTTATTTCACTTTTAATACTACTTCTCCTCTATTTACCTTTCCTTCTTTAACTAAATCAAATGTCTTTCCTTCTGCATTTGAAACGACAACAGGAGTAACTAGTGATGGTACTTTATCCTTGATTTTTTCAATGTCAACCTTTAATAATTCATCTCCAACGTCCACTTTATCTCCTGCTTCAACTAAAGCTGTAAATCCTTCTCCGTTTAATGATACTGTTTCCATACCAAAGTGAATGATTAATTCTAAACCTTTTTTTGTTGTAATTCCAACAGCGTGCTTTGTTGGGAATACAGTTGCAACTGTTCCCTTTACTGGTGATACTACTACTCCATCCTCTGGTTCAACACAGAATCCATCTCCCATCATCTTTTGAGAAAAAGCCGGGTCTGGTGCTTCTGTAATAGGTTTAACTGTACCGTTTATTGGTGAACATATATCTTCTTCTTTCTTAAATTTTAAGAACATTTTATTATTCTCCTTTCATCAAATATTTTTCATAAACTACTTTTGCTATATTATAAGTATTTTCTTTAGCCAATTTCATAGCTTCTTCTATTGTTTATTCAAGAGGGACAATACATAATATATCATATATACCAAAATTTTTTAAGTCTTTATTTTCGATTTTCCAACCAATTAGTCACTTCTATCGATATCATCATTAAATAAACCTGTTACTATTAGATTTTTCATACTTCCACCTCATTTAATTAAATATTATTTATGATTTTACCATTAATTGCTTTTTGTTATTGTCGCCCTTAATAAAATCAACAAAATAGAAGTGGTTATATTACCAAGTAATTATAACCACTTTCAGCCATTAATTCCCTTAAATATTTATAATTTTTTGTAGTGTATCTCATAACTACCATCTTCTGCATTATGTGTTCTTGGCCTTAAATAATATACACCCTCTTCTAAATATATAGTCTTTTTCTCATTAATTTCTTTTCCTTCTAAAGTGAAAATCTCTTCTTCTGACTCGTTTAATAACTTAAATGTAAAATTTCCTTTTTCCATTTTAGCTATTACTGTAAATTCATATTTACCTGCATCTTCTACAGTGAAAGCTTTACCATCTAGACTGCTACTTTTATCAAACTTTTTATAATCATGTCCTTCTTCACTTGTAAAAAATTCTTTTGGCTCTTTTTCAAAAGCACAACTTGTGATTAACAATATTGAACAAATTATAACTAATAAAGATACTACTTTTTTATTCATCATTAAACACTCCTATAAATATTAATATTATATTTTAATTAGCAATGTTTTAATTTATTCTATATTTTTATGTACAATGTAATTCCTTTTAACCCGTATTTTGCTAATACTTTCTTCGATAGGTTTAGTCTATCACTTTTTAGTTAGACAGTCAAACAAAGGTAAACTATACGCTAATTTATAAATATCCAATGTAACCATATTAATAATGAAAAAGAACAAAATCGACTTCGCCGATTTGTCAGTTAGTAGTTCGTTGTTAGTAGTTAGTAGCTTTTTAGTTAGTTCTTAGCTCTTAGTTCTCAGGTTTTGGTCAAATACTCTTAGGTCTCTATCATTATTTTCTCCATGCTCCAATCTCCGTATATAGCTTGATTATAGCATATACTGTAAATATACTTTCTTATATAAAAAAATCAGGCTATAATCTCTTTAAAAAGAGTATTTTAAGCCTGACCTTGTTTAATATTAATATTGAATTATTTAACAGAGATTTTTACCGTCCTTGTTTTTAAGCCCAATCTTTTTTGTAGTTGTTCTGTTATCTCAATTTCAATAACAGTCCCTTTAGGCACATCTTTAAAACAGTAAGTATTAGCATCAACTATTGTCCCTGATGCTGGTTGAACTTCATAGTTAGAGTAGTTTTTGATTTTTATATGGTTAGTGTATTTATCAATTCGTACTTTTTCATAAATACTTGGATACTCTTTAGGACTCAAGATTCGATGCATAGTTTGTCGTTCACTTAAAGTAACTAAGAAATTAGACTCATTTACCTCTATTTTCCCATCTTTAGGAACAGGTGTGTATTCATTATCATTGTCTTTTTCAAGCTTTCCTGGCTTAAATTTTAGTGTGTACCATACTTCATTTTTAGCAATTTCTATTAACTCATCTTCCGTCATTTCTGTAAGAATAGAATCAATAAATTTACGATAATAATCTACTTCTTCTGTTAAATATTTTATATCTGATTCTTTTGATGACAATTTGTTTCTTAGCATTTCTTTTTCAGTCATTAAATCTGATATTTCTTTTTCTTTTGAGTTAATTATATTTTTTAGCTCTTCTATTTCCTCGTCTTTTTGATTAATTTCTTGTTGATGTTTACTTGCTTCCTTTATATTAGAATTATTACTATTACAACCTACTAATACTAATGATATGAATAATATTGTAAGTAAAATATACGCAATACCCCTTTTCATTTTATCCCTCCAACCCTTTATGATATTCCTTATTTTTCCTTCGCTTTATTATAACATACCTTTGTTTTCTAGTCAATTTTTTCCATTGTTTTTTTATTTTCCATAAAAGTGAGTCAAAGGACTGTACCTTGACTCACTTTATAAACTACATTTCTAGAAATACAGGACAGTGGTCGCTACCCATTATATGGGAATGTATTTGGCTATCTACTAATCTATTCTTAAGTCTTTCTGATACTACAAAATAGTCAATTCTCCAGCCTGCGTTTCTTTCCCTTGCTTTTCTCATATAAGACCACCATGTATAAGCTTCTTCTTTATTGGGATAAAAATATCTAAAAGCATCTATAAAACCTGATTTTAAAAGCTTTGTCATCTTGTCTCGTTCCTCTTTTGTAAATCCTGCATTCTTTGTATTTGATTTTGGATTTTTTAAATCTATTTCTTTATGAGCTACATTCAAGTCCCCACATAATATTACTGGCTTTTTACTATCTAATTCCTTAAGATAATTTCTAAATTCATCTTCCCAAATCATTCTGTAGTCAAGCCTTGCTAATTCTCTTTGAGAATTTGGTGTATATACATTTACCAAGTAAAAATCATCAAATTCTAATGTTATTACCCTTCCCTCTTGGTCATGTTCTTCAATACCTATTCCATATTGGACTGATATAGGTTTTACCTTTGTAAAAACTGCTGTTCCTGAATACCCCTTTTTTACAGCGTAATTCCAGTATTGCTCATATCCCTCTATGTCTAAATCTATTTGTCCTTCTTGTAACTTAATTTCTTGAACGCAAAAGATATCTGCATCTACTTCATTAAAATAATCTAAAAAACCTTTACGAACACAAGCTCTTAAACCATTCACATTCCACGAAACTAATCTCATTTATATCCCTCCAGATATTTTATATTTCTCCTTTTAGATATTTTTGTCTTTCTTCTTTCTCAAATTTCTCTATTGCATATCTTAACATAGTTCTAGGCATTTTCATATAATATTTATTTAAAAACTCTTTTTCCACCTCTTTATCTTTATTACCCACTTCTCTAAGCATCCAACCTACAGCTTTATGAATTAAATCATGTTGATGTTTAAGTAATATTTCGGAAATCCTAAGTGTATCTTCATACATCCCTTTGCTTATAAAATACTTTGTTCCTATTATAGCTACTCTTTGCTTCCAGAGATGTCCCGAATTTGCAAATTCATATAAAAGTGATTTGTCCTTATATATTAAATATGGTCCTAATATCTTGTATGCTGTAGAATCAACTAAATCCCAGTTGTTAACCCTGTCTATGTTTTTAATATAAAAATCTACAATCTGTTGTTTATCTTCATCACTTTTAGCTTTTTCATATTTATCCACTAGTATAATTAACCCCGTCAATCTATATTCATGTATATCTTCATTAAGAAGATTTTGTATTTCCTCTAATGATAAATCTTTAAACTTTTTTGCAACCTTTCTTTGATTTGGAACTGACACTCCTATAAACAAATCACCTTCACCATAACCTCCTGGGTAAGATTTAAAAAACTTTGGTAGGAATTCAGCTTTTTCTTTGTCTATATACTTATTAAGTTCCTCCTTAATTTCCTTTATTTTATCCATTATATCCTCCTAATTTTAAAGCTATATACATACTTATTCCATAGTAATAATGTTTTTTCCTTCTTAAAAAGAAAGTGAGTCAAGGGACAATCCCCTAACTCACTTTCTAATCAAAATACTTTACCCCAAGCTTCCATTGTATATATTGTTTCAAACCCAATTTTCAAGTAAAACTTCTTATTTGTTGCTACATAGGCTTTAGTTGCTCCTAGCTCCTTACACCTTCTGACACCTTCTAATACAGCAGCTTTCCCTAGGCCCATCTTTCTGTAATCAGGGTCTGTTGCTACTGGTTCAACATAAGCAAATTTATTTTTATCATCATACCACATACCACAATATGATACATAGTTTCCATCAGGTGCTACCACAACAATATTTAAATCCTTTCTATAGTTTGGTGCAGACTGCATTAGTCTTCTTCCAGAAAGGTCGTCATCTGGTTCATCGCCATGATTAAACCCTCTCCATAAAACTCTATGTAACTTGTTTAAGTTATTTTCATCTTCTAAGCTTTGTAATTTAAATCCCTCTGGTAGAGTTATTTCTGGAAATTCCTTTTCTGTTTCAAATACTGACATGTACTCGTTATATTCTTTAGCATTTTTGTATCCCCTTGATTTTAAAATTTCTTTAAATTGATTGTTATGCTCGTTTACATAAAATGTAAGAAAACTTCTTCCTTCAGACTGCCCCTTTAAATTTTCCTCTGCATATTGAACCATTTCATCTTGCAAATCTGAATACTCTTTATCAATTTCAATGTAACAATTCCCTAGTGTATGCTCAAAATGAGCAACTCCAACAATTTTCTCGTCATCCTCCCATATCCTAATTTTGTCATGTATCTTCTGCAACTCTTCATTATAGAAATATGGATGATAATGCATATACTCCCATCTTGGCTGATGCCAGTTTTGAAAATCATTTTTGTCACTATATGTCTTTACTAAAAAGTCTGATACCCTTTCATAGTCTTTCTCTTTATTATATGGTCTTGATATTATTGTCATCTTCATTCCCCCTTAAATAGTTATTGACATAATGTAGTTTTCTCAACCTATTATGCAATAATCATCCCCAAAACACCCTTTAGTTAATCTAGGCAATAAAAACACCCTAAAGCATTATTACTGCTCTAGGGTATATATTCAAAAGTAAAACTTCTATTGTTTTAATATAGTCAATATTACCAAAAACAATCTTAATTAGACTCTCTATATTTCACCATAGAACAGAAGGTATGATATTTTATTAATGTTAATAACATAATTTTATTCATACTTAACCACCCTTCTCAAACTATTATGGATATTATATCATAAATAGAATTAATAATGTGAAACTTCTGAAAATATTTGTGTTTTTTTATATATATTACGTAACTTCATTTATAGTAAGTAGCTAGAAAAAATGAGTCAAAGGAAAATCCCCTGGCTCATTTAAAACTATATATCTAACTTTAATTGTTCCATATGTCCATTGTTATCACATTTAATTGATTTCATTTCTCTAACTGTAATTTTTTCATCCCCGTATAATTCCCCTACCAATAATGGTGAATTCCTTAAATGCTTTTTATATTTTTCATCTACCTGTTTGTAATTGAAATTTGCATAGCAATATAAGCAATTGTGCTTACAAGTATTATACTCACCTATATCAATACTCTTTACACATCCACAGACCTCTCTTTGAGTATTATCCTTCTTAACGTCTAATTGACAACCTAATATTCTCGATATTAATTTATCATTTATACACTTACCTTTTTTTATCCCATATTGTGTCAAATCTATTGATTCGGAACATGTTTCTATTTTTATGTTATATTTTTGTGCTACACTAGAAAACTTTTCTGCTATTTGAAAAATATCCTCATCTTTTAACTCTTCTATATTTAAATGCTTTGTATTTCTTAGAGTCTTTTTATATAAATCTATGAAGCTAATTACACACTTTTCTGTATAGTTACTTAATTCATAAGCAAATCTTTCAAACCATTCATAATGATATTCTTTATTATAAAACTCATTTATAAAAATAGGGTCATATCTCCATATAACCTTCTCTTTTCCAATAATATTAGATAATTGTTTAAATGTTTTTATTATATCTCTTTTTTTTCTAATATTCGTTTCAATATCCCTTCTATAAGGGGTTAAGGTAAACTGAAAATAGTAACAATAGTCTTTTAGTTCATCTAGCCTTTTCATCATTGGTAACGGGTCCTTTGTCCAAAAGACGAAACAATCTACCACTTCTGGATTTAAATTTATTTTACTTACCTGCTTTCTATTGAATGGATTTCTAACATATACATATCCTTCTTTAAGCCTATTAAAAAACCAATCACTATAAAATGCTGGTATATCAGTTCTTCTACTAACACTGATAATCATACAAACACCCCATTTTTAATAATAAAACTCTAAATCAGAATCCTCTTCGATTATTAAAATATAGCTTTTTGGATATTTCCACATTCTTTCACATTTTAAATTTTTTCCTATTATCTTTTGTCCTAGATTCATATGTTTAAGTACACTATAATATCTATCTTTTAAGTTTTTATTATCAAGTCTTAAAGCTATATGTACATGTTCATCATCAGACATAGCTTTTGTTCCATCACATATACTTGCAAATAAATAATTTGGCTTTTCCATAACACATCTGACTATACCTTGAACGTTTATTTTTTGATTTTCCTTTATATATACATCCTTTAATTTAGTAAATACATTAGCTTCTTTTATAGTAGCATATTTATTATTAGAATCCTTCTTTAAAATCATATAATTAAATGACACATCTCTTCTATTTTTAATTAAACCATTTTCATTTAGTTTTCCGATAATAAGTGGCTTTTTCCAAAATACCTTACCAGTAGAAAAGCAGGAACAGCTATATTGTTTTTTATCTCCCCAAAGGTAATTACATGGAGAATATAATCTTAAGTTACAAAACTCCAGTACTTCATTTCTCAAGTCTTTAAAAAATATACAATCCTCTCTATCTCCGGGCTCAATGGCAAGAATTGCTCCATCATTATTTAATACATCTGATAAAGTTTGAAAAAATTACTAATATAAAAATTGTCTTCAATTTCAAATCTATTTAATACATTACTTGTACAAATTAAATCATAATTCCCTGAAATTGTAAACCAGTTGTCTAGCTTTATATTCATTACTTCTTTTATATTAACAGATAAGTTTCTAGGTAAATCCTTTGATATTTCTTTAATTAAATTTTCGGCTATTTTAAGAAATTTCTTCTCTGCATCTAAAATAGATAATTGTATACTGAAGTTAATACTACTATATTCCTTCGCAAGTATTTTATAAAATTCAATAACACCAATTACAACAGAACCCGGGCCTGTACCAACATCTAATAGGGTAATATCTTTTTTTAGTAAATTTCTTAGTATTAAGTCTGATAATAACCTATGAACCTTATACGTGTTAATTGGTAGATAATATATTAAATAAGGTAAATATATGTTTTTATAATCTACTTTTTGTTGTATGCTGTATAGATTATTTATAACTTCTACTATTTCTTCTAATACTTCTATTGGAATCATACTGAAAAGGCTATCTAAATCATTGTCATCATTTCTAGGTTTTAATCCTAAAGATTTTAAAAACTCTTTTAAAATTAATATTTGTAAATATTCTGGATATTGAATTTCTTCATCTAAATAATTAAAAAGAGTTTTAAATTCATTCCCTTCTAATTTAATAAATCCATTGGTTATTTTCAAAACTATCCCCCTTTGTTTATGCCTTGTCCTTATATTTTTATTAATTTTGCACTTCTGTTATTACACTAATTACAAAAAATAAAAAAACCGAGGTGTAAACCTCAGCATCGATCATCACTCAAAACAAAGTTTTTAAGTTTCCTAAACATTATTCATAAGTTGTGCAAATCTATTGATATTTTCTATGTGTATATTAGATTGGTCTGTGTCAGTTTTAGATACTTTTTTTACTATAAATCGGTCAAAAAAATTCATCTTATTAAAAATAAATTCCCCTCCAAAGTTTTCTTTTGCAATAGCATTAGTCATAAGTTCTTTTGGAAAAACATCATTTAACTGTTTTTCAGCAGCTTCCC encodes the following:
- a CDS encoding exodeoxyribonuclease III — translated: MRLVSWNVNGLRACVRKGFLDYFNEVDADIFCVQEIKLQEGQIDLDIEGYEQYWNYAVKKGYSGTAVFTKVKPISVQYGIGIEEHDQEGRVITLEFDDFYLVNVYTPNSQRELARLDYRMIWEDEFRNYLKELDSKKPVILCGDLNVAHKEIDLKNPKSNTKNAGFTKEERDKMTKLLKSGFIDAFRYFYPNKEEAYTWWSYMRKARERNAGWRIDYFVVSERLKNRLVDSQIHSHIMGSDHCPVFLEM
- a CDS encoding DNA alkylation repair protein: MDKIKEIKEELNKYIDKEKAEFLPKFFKSYPGGYGEGDLFIGVSVPNQRKVAKKFKDLSLEEIQNLLNEDIHEYRLTGLIILVDKYEKAKSDEDKQQIVDFYIKNIDRVNNWDLVDSTAYKILGPYLIYKDKSLLYEFANSGHLWKQRVAIIGTKYFISKGMYEDTLRISEILLKHQHDLIHKAVGWMLREVGNKDKEVEKEFLNKYYMKMPRTMLRYAIEKFEKEERQKYLKGEI
- a CDS encoding GNAT family N-acetyltransferase, which gives rise to MTIISRPYNKEKDYERVSDFLVKTYSDKNDFQNWHQPRWEYMHYHPYFYNEELQKIHDKIRIWEDDEKIVGVAHFEHTLGNCYIEIDKEYSDLQDEMVQYAEENLKGQSEGRSFLTFYVNEHNNQFKEILKSRGYKNAKEYNEYMSVFETEKEFPEITLPEGFKLQSLEDENNLNKLHRVLWRGFNHGDEPDDDLSGRRLMQSAPNYRKDLNIVVVAPDGNYVSYCGMWYDDKNKFAYVEPVATDPDYRKMGLGKAAVLEGVRRCKELGATKAYVATNKKFYLKIGFETIYTMEAWGKVF
- a CDS encoding DUF1848 domain-containing protein; the encoded protein is MIISVSRRTDIPAFYSDWFFNRLKEGYVYVRNPFNRKQVSKINLNPEVVDCFVFWTKDPLPMMKRLDELKDYCYYFQFTLTPYRRDIETNIRKKRDIIKTFKQLSNIIGKEKVIWRYDPIFINEFYNKEYHYEWFERFAYELSNYTEKCVISFIDLYKKTLRNTKHLNIEELKDEDIFQIAEKFSSVAQKYNIKIETCSESIDLTQYGIKKGKCINDKLISRILGCQLDVKKDNTQREVCGCVKSIDIGEYNTCKHNCLYCYANFNYKQVDEKYKKHLRNSPLLVGELYGDEKITVREMKSIKCDNNGHMEQLKLDI
- a CDS encoding PTS sugar transporter subunit IIA, producing MFLKFKKEEDICSPINGTVKPITEAPDPAFSQKMMGDGFCVEPEDGVVVSPVKGTVATVFPTKHAVGITTKKGLELIIHFGMETVSLNGEGFTALVEAGDKVDVGDELLKVDIEKIKDKVPSLVTPVVVSNAEGKTFDLVKEGKVNRGEVVLKVK